One uncultured Hyphomonas sp. genomic region harbors:
- a CDS encoding TonB-dependent receptor — MNKRLFRRSVFSGVAIGALIMTGAANAQETDTADEDVVTTIDTTPAEDEARQEKIVVTGSLLARDEFASSSPIQVITAEVATLEGLVDTAALLQGSSLAAGSTQLNNTFQNYVTNGGLGAQTIDLRGCGDTRTLVLIDGKRPGPSGTRGSIAALDLNVLPQSIISRVEVLKDGASTIYGSDAVCGVVNIITRDSVDSPELNFDISRPFDSGGEQYGVSGAWGFDLGDNANFTLSAEYRLSEELNISERDYLDCPRDYVTDPNGGGLIDRLNYSATATNPNRTCNNLYHNTAIDSFSGERLIPSPNGVTIPSIYGTSIPGYRPRVGTGVDPNTGALYYEDILDAPFLGSQDFFPQNENLSLFGTADVDIGGMAWDTEVLYSRRKTESEGWRQFFPVVGTADNAAGSPLYSYILDPGYQNSAGGLAQIVAPFPTTDKVTVDYYYVSSSLSGGFSPGFMDKWSWKVDGTYSRGEGTYEGNEILLSKSGDWNYDGVADYNGDGVPDALAPPSIDFLSPDILSGARVDDLVAAIGGYQSGNTVYEQTTFTAVLAGELFDLPAGPLGLGLGAEYREFSIDDQPGALTQSGDIWGSSTAGPTKGTNSVSEVFAEISVPLIKGAPLAEDVEFSGSVRAFDYDIGGTDSIYKVGLNWQITPTVRARSSYGTSYRAPALFELFLEDQTGFLSQTSIDPCINWADTTNPNIRTNCAAAGIPDDYTGTGSSALVITSGGGDLLEPETGDTFTAGVIWTPTFADINIALDYYEIEISDQITSLTGAQIVGGCYATTTYPNDFCDLFDRNPGDATIGAFNLDNIQAPTLNVDSQSQSGLDLEIRYTGEFNFGTVTFDSSINWALERYINVFGSDFVSGIEDNDFNGTIGYPSVVGDASLRLDRGDWTYTWFTDFAGHQDDNRYYSADYNDPQNYFGLSGLYKVYTEAQWTHGASVRWQGDTWSITGGVSNIFDEHPPQVSDLIQTSAGNTPLAATAYDLRGRRAFVSVSKTF; from the coding sequence ATGAATAAGAGACTGTTCCGTCGGTCTGTGTTCAGCGGTGTCGCTATTGGCGCGCTGATCATGACGGGTGCTGCAAACGCACAGGAAACGGATACGGCTGATGAAGACGTCGTCACGACGATCGACACCACGCCGGCCGAGGACGAAGCCCGTCAGGAAAAAATCGTTGTCACGGGCTCGCTGCTCGCGCGCGACGAATTCGCTTCTTCTTCGCCGATCCAGGTGATCACCGCCGAGGTGGCAACCCTGGAAGGCCTCGTTGACACGGCTGCCCTGCTGCAGGGATCTTCCCTCGCTGCCGGTTCGACCCAGCTGAACAACACGTTCCAGAATTACGTCACCAATGGTGGTCTTGGCGCGCAGACGATCGACCTTCGCGGTTGTGGTGACACGCGTACGCTGGTTCTGATCGATGGTAAGCGTCCGGGACCGTCCGGTACGCGCGGTTCGATCGCTGCGCTCGACCTGAACGTCCTGCCGCAATCGATCATCTCCCGCGTCGAAGTGCTCAAAGACGGCGCCTCGACCATCTACGGTTCCGACGCTGTTTGCGGCGTGGTGAACATCATCACGCGTGACTCGGTCGACAGCCCGGAGCTGAACTTCGACATTTCGCGTCCGTTCGATTCCGGCGGTGAGCAGTATGGTGTCAGCGGTGCCTGGGGCTTCGACCTCGGCGACAATGCCAACTTCACGCTTTCGGCTGAATACCGTCTGTCCGAAGAGCTCAACATTTCTGAGCGTGATTACCTCGATTGCCCGCGGGACTATGTTACTGACCCGAACGGCGGCGGCCTGATCGATCGCCTGAACTATTCGGCTACGGCGACCAATCCGAACCGTACCTGTAATAACCTGTACCACAACACGGCTATCGACTCGTTCTCCGGCGAACGTCTCATCCCGTCCCCGAACGGCGTGACGATTCCGTCCATCTACGGTACGTCCATCCCGGGCTACCGCCCGCGCGTTGGTACGGGCGTGGATCCGAACACCGGAGCGCTCTACTACGAGGACATCCTCGACGCACCGTTCCTGGGTAGTCAGGACTTCTTCCCGCAGAACGAGAACCTCTCGCTCTTCGGCACGGCTGACGTCGACATCGGCGGCATGGCCTGGGATACGGAAGTCCTGTACAGCCGCCGTAAAACTGAATCGGAAGGCTGGCGTCAGTTCTTCCCGGTCGTCGGTACGGCTGACAACGCTGCAGGCAGCCCGCTCTACAGCTACATTCTCGACCCAGGTTACCAGAACTCGGCTGGTGGTCTCGCTCAGATCGTCGCGCCGTTCCCGACCACAGACAAAGTCACGGTTGACTACTACTACGTGTCATCGTCGCTTTCCGGTGGTTTCTCCCCGGGCTTCATGGACAAGTGGTCCTGGAAGGTCGACGGCACCTATTCGCGCGGCGAAGGTACCTATGAGGGCAACGAGATCCTGCTCTCCAAGTCGGGTGACTGGAACTATGACGGTGTTGCCGACTATAATGGCGACGGTGTTCCCGACGCCCTGGCTCCGCCTTCGATCGACTTCCTGTCTCCGGACATCCTGTCTGGCGCACGTGTGGACGATCTTGTCGCCGCGATCGGCGGCTACCAGTCTGGCAACACGGTTTACGAGCAAACGACCTTCACGGCCGTTCTCGCTGGTGAACTCTTCGACCTGCCGGCCGGTCCGCTTGGTCTCGGCTTGGGTGCTGAGTACCGCGAGTTTTCGATCGACGACCAGCCGGGTGCGCTGACCCAATCGGGCGATATCTGGGGGTCCTCGACCGCCGGTCCGACCAAAGGGACGAACAGCGTGTCTGAAGTCTTCGCTGAAATCAGCGTTCCGCTCATCAAGGGCGCGCCGCTTGCTGAAGATGTCGAGTTCTCGGGCTCCGTCCGCGCATTCGATTACGACATCGGTGGTACGGACTCGATCTACAAGGTCGGTCTGAACTGGCAGATCACGCCGACCGTTCGTGCACGTTCGAGCTATGGTACGTCCTACCGTGCTCCGGCGCTGTTCGAACTGTTCCTGGAAGACCAGACGGGCTTCCTCAGCCAGACGAGCATCGACCCGTGTATCAACTGGGCTGACACGACCAACCCGAACATCCGCACAAACTGTGCGGCTGCTGGTATCCCGGATGACTACACCGGTACCGGTTCTTCGGCGCTCGTGATCACCTCTGGCGGTGGCGATCTGCTCGAGCCGGAAACAGGCGACACCTTTACTGCTGGTGTGATCTGGACCCCGACTTTCGCAGACATCAACATCGCGCTTGATTACTACGAAATCGAGATCTCCGATCAGATCACCAGCCTGACGGGTGCTCAAATCGTCGGTGGTTGTTATGCAACGACGACCTATCCGAACGATTTCTGTGACCTGTTCGACCGTAACCCGGGCGACGCCACGATTGGTGCCTTCAACCTGGACAACATCCAGGCGCCGACTCTGAACGTCGACTCGCAGTCGCAGTCCGGTCTGGACCTCGAAATCCGCTACACCGGTGAGTTCAACTTCGGTACGGTGACCTTCGACAGCTCGATCAACTGGGCTCTTGAGCGTTACATCAACGTCTTCGGTTCGGACTTCGTCTCCGGAATTGAAGACAATGACTTCAACGGCACGATCGGTTATCCGAGCGTCGTCGGTGACGCTTCGCTTCGCCTGGACCGTGGTGACTGGACCTACACCTGGTTCACCGACTTCGCCGGCCACCAGGACGACAACCGGTACTACTCTGCTGACTACAACGACCCGCAGAACTACTTCGGTCTGAGCGGTCTGTACAAAGTGTACACCGAAGCACAGTGGACCCACGGTGCATCGGTTCGCTGGCAGGGTGATACCTGGTCGATCACTGGCGGTGTCAGCAACATCTTCGACGAGCATCCGCCGCAGGTGTCTGACCTCATCCAGACCAGTGCCGGTAACACCCCGCTGGCAGCTACTGCGTACGATCTTCGTGGTCGCCGCGCCTTCGTCAGCGTGTCGAAAACCTTCTAA
- a CDS encoding M3 family metallopeptidase — protein MTRSRTFLSFILGSTMMTACAGITPEDAGGSDPVELAGATGPLEEAAETVTEKAAWSPGDVFEGPYGGVPAFDKMDIALIEPALEKGMDAAQVEIDAITANPEVPTFENTIAAMEDSARELERALVFYYLWGSNLSTPEFREIETRMDPEIQAFYDSINQNQALFARVDAVRKGDEYETLTPAQQRLTEIIHQRFTRNGGTLTGEKAEKFAEINKELAGLYAEFSGNLLADEEGWVTYLTPEQIGGLPDSYLSSAAAAAEALGKPGMYAVRNTRSSMDPFLTFSTERDMREQVWRNYYNRGDNGDAHDNNAIIAKILKLRDERVELLGYDNFAAWRLEDRMAKTPDRAFDLMLQVWKASVARVHEEVADMQALADAEGADITIEPWDYRFYAEKVRKAKYDLDSEEVKQYLQLDNLRRAMFDVAGQLFGFEFVPITDGSVPVFHPDVTVYEVNDKATGRNVGLWYFDPFARDGKRSGAWATTYRSHESFRGEKNVLAANNSNFVKPAPGEPVLLSWDDAETMFHEFGHALHYLSLQVEYPSLTGGLRDYTEFQSQLLERWLSTDHVIDTYLVSAETGEPMPEELVEKIRKASTFNQGFATTEYLASALIDMKLHMADPEGLDPDKFERETLDELGMPTELVMRHRTPQFGHVFSGEGYAAGYYGYIWADVLTSDAAEAFAEASGGFYDQDVASAMVKYLFAAGNSMDPAEAYRLFRGRDAEIGALMRDRGFAE, from the coding sequence ATGACCCGATCCAGAACTTTTCTGTCCTTCATCCTCGGTTCCACCATGATGACCGCCTGCGCGGGAATAACGCCGGAAGACGCCGGTGGCAGCGATCCGGTCGAGCTGGCAGGCGCTACCGGTCCATTGGAGGAGGCCGCAGAAACTGTGACGGAAAAGGCGGCCTGGAGCCCGGGGGATGTGTTTGAAGGCCCTTATGGCGGTGTGCCGGCGTTCGACAAGATGGACATCGCGCTGATTGAGCCAGCCCTCGAAAAGGGGATGGACGCGGCGCAGGTCGAGATTGACGCCATCACGGCGAATCCCGAGGTGCCCACATTCGAAAACACCATCGCGGCCATGGAAGACAGCGCGCGCGAACTGGAGCGGGCATTGGTCTTTTATTATCTCTGGGGTTCAAACCTCTCGACACCGGAATTCCGCGAAATCGAAACGCGGATGGATCCGGAAATCCAGGCTTTCTACGACTCGATCAATCAGAACCAGGCCCTGTTCGCCCGCGTGGATGCCGTCCGGAAGGGCGACGAGTATGAAACGCTGACCCCTGCGCAACAGCGTCTGACGGAAATCATCCATCAGCGCTTCACCCGGAATGGCGGCACGCTGACGGGTGAGAAGGCCGAGAAGTTCGCTGAAATCAACAAGGAGCTGGCCGGGCTCTATGCCGAGTTTTCCGGCAACCTACTGGCGGACGAGGAAGGCTGGGTCACCTATCTGACCCCGGAACAGATCGGCGGCCTGCCGGACTCCTATCTGAGCTCCGCCGCTGCCGCTGCCGAAGCGCTGGGCAAGCCGGGCATGTATGCGGTGCGCAACACCCGGTCCTCAATGGACCCGTTCCTGACCTTCTCCACCGAGCGTGACATGCGTGAACAAGTGTGGCGCAACTATTATAACCGCGGTGACAATGGGGATGCGCACGACAACAATGCCATCATCGCCAAGATCCTGAAGCTGCGCGACGAGCGGGTCGAGCTGCTCGGCTACGACAATTTCGCCGCCTGGCGCCTGGAAGACCGTATGGCCAAGACGCCGGACCGGGCGTTCGATCTGATGCTGCAGGTGTGGAAGGCCTCTGTTGCCCGCGTGCATGAGGAAGTCGCCGATATGCAGGCGCTTGCCGATGCGGAAGGCGCGGACATCACCATCGAGCCCTGGGACTATCGTTTCTATGCAGAGAAAGTCCGCAAGGCGAAGTACGACCTCGACTCCGAGGAAGTGAAACAATACCTGCAGCTCGACAATCTCCGCCGCGCCATGTTCGACGTTGCCGGTCAGCTGTTCGGCTTCGAGTTCGTGCCGATCACCGATGGTTCCGTGCCGGTCTTCCATCCGGATGTCACGGTGTATGAGGTCAATGACAAGGCGACCGGGCGCAATGTCGGCCTCTGGTACTTCGATCCCTTCGCGCGTGACGGCAAGCGCTCCGGCGCCTGGGCGACGACGTATCGTTCGCACGAAAGCTTCCGGGGCGAGAAGAACGTTCTGGCGGCCAATAATTCGAACTTCGTGAAGCCTGCACCGGGCGAGCCTGTGCTCTTGTCCTGGGATGATGCCGAGACCATGTTCCACGAGTTCGGCCACGCGCTGCACTATCTGTCGCTGCAGGTGGAATATCCGAGCCTCACCGGCGGACTGCGCGACTATACAGAATTCCAGTCACAGCTTCTGGAACGTTGGCTTTCGACAGACCATGTCATCGACACCTACCTCGTCAGTGCAGAGACGGGTGAGCCGATGCCTGAGGAGCTGGTCGAGAAGATCCGCAAGGCATCTACCTTCAATCAGGGCTTTGCGACGACGGAATATCTCGCCTCCGCCCTGATCGACATGAAGCTTCACATGGCTGATCCGGAAGGCCTCGACCCGGACAAGTTCGAGCGGGAAACGCTGGACGAGCTGGGCATGCCGACAGAACTGGTGATGCGCCACCGCACGCCGCAATTCGGACATGTCTTCTCAGGCGAGGGTTATGCGGCCGGCTATTACGGTTACATCTGGGCCGATGTGCTGACCTCGGACGCTGCGGAAGCCTTCGCGGAAGCGTCCGGCGGCTTCTATGATCAGGACGTCGCAAGCGCGATGGTGAAATACCTGTTCGCCGCAGGCAACTCGATGGACCCGGCTGAAGCGTACCGCTTGTTCCGTGGCCGCGACGCCGAAATCGGCGCCCTGATGCGCGACCGCGGCTTCGCGGAGTAA
- a CDS encoding dicarboxylate/amino acid:cation symporter, giving the protein MASAKKPRFTYNRLNRRLDVLVRGKLWLQVILALLAGIGVGLALGPDLDLIPRDQAAVFGDWLGLPGNLFLALVRMVIIPLAASSIILGIAGTGGGEALRTVGRKLLTFVMLTTVTAVMIGISLARFIRPGRGLEQTYPSAPSLKPENLQLADPPPSPLEGITRELPDMITGLIPQNIAASLLEQDMLAIVVFSLFVGVATVTADKKELTRPLVALAEAMLEVSMTVIRTAMRFAPLAVFGLMAETTATNGLSTLRDLATYCGIVLTGLACLLALYLVIVTVFGRMNPVKFVQAVVPVQLLAFSTSSSAAVMPLTMKTAIDKLKTPASLAGAVVPLASTVNMAGTALYQSVAIMFLADISGTPLSPGDLALVMVTLTGASIGAPAAPGASIAILATTATSFGVPLTGLPLVMGVDRILDMARTLVNVTGDLVLCRIVTPKGHRTNETPEPEASPVPAENSSADSPA; this is encoded by the coding sequence ATGGCCTCCGCAAAGAAGCCCCGCTTTACCTATAATCGCCTGAACCGGCGCCTGGACGTACTCGTCCGGGGCAAGCTGTGGCTGCAGGTGATCCTGGCCCTGTTGGCCGGCATCGGTGTGGGCCTCGCCCTGGGGCCGGATCTCGACCTCATACCGCGCGACCAGGCCGCCGTATTCGGGGACTGGCTGGGCCTGCCGGGCAATCTGTTCCTGGCGCTGGTCCGCATGGTCATCATCCCGCTGGCGGCAAGTTCGATCATTCTCGGCATCGCCGGGACTGGCGGCGGCGAAGCCCTGCGCACGGTCGGCCGGAAGCTGCTGACCTTCGTCATGCTGACGACGGTCACCGCTGTGATGATCGGCATCTCACTGGCACGCTTCATCCGCCCGGGCCGGGGCCTGGAACAGACCTACCCTTCCGCGCCGAGCCTGAAGCCTGAAAATCTTCAACTGGCTGATCCGCCGCCGTCCCCGCTGGAAGGCATCACGCGGGAATTGCCGGACATGATCACCGGCCTGATTCCGCAGAACATCGCCGCCTCCCTGCTGGAGCAGGACATGCTGGCGATCGTTGTGTTCTCCCTGTTCGTCGGGGTCGCCACGGTGACCGCCGACAAGAAGGAACTGACGCGGCCGCTGGTGGCGCTGGCCGAAGCGATGCTGGAAGTCTCCATGACGGTGATCCGCACGGCGATGCGGTTCGCCCCGCTGGCCGTGTTCGGCCTGATGGCAGAGACCACTGCCACGAATGGCCTCAGCACGCTGAGAGACCTCGCGACCTATTGCGGCATCGTTTTGACGGGCCTTGCCTGCCTGCTGGCGCTGTACCTTGTCATCGTGACCGTGTTCGGGCGCATGAACCCGGTGAAGTTCGTGCAGGCGGTCGTGCCGGTGCAGCTGCTCGCCTTCTCCACATCCAGTTCGGCAGCCGTGATGCCGCTGACGATGAAGACAGCGATCGACAAGCTGAAGACGCCGGCCTCGCTGGCGGGCGCGGTGGTACCTCTGGCCTCGACCGTGAATATGGCGGGTACGGCGCTTTATCAGTCTGTCGCAATCATGTTCCTGGCGGATATTTCCGGCACGCCACTTTCGCCGGGAGACCTGGCGCTGGTGATGGTGACACTGACCGGCGCCTCCATTGGCGCACCTGCCGCCCCCGGGGCCAGTATCGCGATCCTCGCCACGACGGCGACCAGTTTCGGTGTGCCGCTGACAGGCCTGCCGCTGGTCATGGGCGTCGACCGCATCCTCGACATGGCGCGCACGCTGGTGAACGTCACCGGCGACCTCGTGCTTTGCCGGATTGTGACGCCGAAAGGCCACCGCACAAACGAAACGCCGGAACCGGAGGCATCCCCGGTTCCGGCTGAAAATAGTTCGGCTGACAGCCCGGCCTGA